The genomic segment TCCACCCCCATCTCGAAGAGCACAAACCCGAACCCCACGATGCCCGCGATCTGAACCCACGGATAGACCGGCGACCGGAACGCAGGGCGGTAGTTCTGCAGACCGCTCTCCCGCAGCACGATCACCGAAAGGCACGAGAGCATGTAGGTCAGGATCAGCACCACGGACGCCGCCTCGACCAGGACCTTCAGGCTGACGAACAGGCTGAACAGCATCACGGCCCCCGTGATCGCCAGCGCCACGTGGGGTGTGCGGAAACGGACGTTCACGCGCGACAGCGGCGGCGGCAGCAGACGGTCGCGGCTGAGCGCCAGCAGATAGCGGGACGCCGCCATGATGCCGGCGTTGGCCGTGGATACGAACGCGAGGATCGCGCCCGCGCTCAGGACCACGTAGCCGAAGCGGCCCAGGATCATCTGGCCGCCGTGCGAGAGCGGCGTCAGCGAGGCCTTGAGCACATGCGCCTCGACCACGCCGCTGGTCACCATCACGGCCAGAGTGTACGTCACCATCACCGCCCCCAGCGAAAGCACCAGCCCCACCGGGATGACGCGCCCGGGGTCCCGCACCTCCTCGGCCACGCTCGCCACCTTCAGCAGCCCGCCGTAGGAGACGAACACGAACCCCGTGGCGATGAAGATGCTCCCCGGGCCGTGCGGCGCGAACGGGATCAGCAGTTCCGCCCGCAACTGCGACATGCCCACCAGGATGTACATGGCCAGGATGGCGAACAGACCCACCACCAGGAACACCTGCACCCGCGCCGCCTCGCGCACGCCGAGAACGTTCAGAGCCACGAAGGCCACACACAGGACCCCGCCCGCCAGTTGCCCGTTGAGGTGGATCACCAGACGGGCGAATGCCGCCATCCCCACGACGGCGAACGCGCTCTTGAGCGAGAGTGCGAACCAACTGAGCAGGCCGGCGACCGTGCCCACCCCAGGGCCGAACGCCCGCATCGCAAAGAAGTAGTCGCCGCCCGCCTTCGGCATCGCCGTCGTCAACTCGGCGATGCTCAGCGCACCCGTGGCCGCCAGCAGGCCGGCCAGCATGTAGGCCCAGACGACGCCCGGCCCGGCGATCGCGTAGGCCAGCCCCGGCAGGACGAACAGCCCCGAACTGATCATTGCCCCCGACGAGATACAGAACACGTGCCCCAGCCCCAGCCCCTTGTCCAACTGCGGTGCTGCTCCCGCCATCCACTCTCCATTCCGTGCTGATCCCAGCGGCACCCCGGCACCCCGACCGGCGGTGCCGTCAGTATATCGGAATAACGGAC from the Candidatus Brocadiaceae bacterium genome contains:
- a CDS encoding amino acid permease; this translates as MAGAAPQLDKGLGLGHVFCISSGAMISSGLFVLPGLAYAIAGPGVVWAYMLAGLLAATGALSIAELTTAMPKAGGDYFFAMRAFGPGVGTVAGLLSWFALSLKSAFAVVGMAAFARLVIHLNGQLAGGVLCVAFVALNVLGVREAARVQVFLVVGLFAILAMYILVGMSQLRAELLIPFAPHGPGSIFIATGFVFVSYGGLLKVASVAEEVRDPGRVIPVGLVLSLGAVMVTYTLAVMVTSGVVEAHVLKASLTPLSHGGQMILGRFGYVVLSAGAILAFVSTANAGIMAASRYLLALSRDRLLPPPLSRVNVRFRTPHVALAITGAVMLFSLFVSLKVLVEAASVVLILTYMLSCLSVIVLRESGLQNYRPAFRSPVYPWVQIAGIVGFGFVLFEMGVEAYLISATLILAGFLCYWFYGRDRVMQDTALLHLIERITARELVTGTLEAELRQIVHERDEVVRDRFDQLIEEGLVLDIEDPVELDEFFRLAAEPLQERVHEDAATLAAALKAREAQGSTALNPTLAVPHVVLKGSGILEILVVRAREGIRFSDEAPAVQVVFVIAGTMDERNSFLSCLAAVAQIAGGKRFLHRWTNARGPQGLKDVVLLADRARHG